Below is a genomic region from Persicimonas caeni.
AGCTGGCCGATCTCGACTTCGGCCGGGTCGTCGGCCATGACCACGCTGACGCGGCCGTCGCGGCCGATGGTGATCGAGGTCGCCTCCTCGGGCACGTTGATATTGGGTTCGAGCTGCAGCCCGTCGGCGTTGACGATCTGGCCGTTGGCGTCCACGCGAAACGAGCCCACGCGGGTGTACGCCGGCTGGCCGTTTTGCTGGACGACCTTGAAGAACCCGTTGCCCTCCACGGCGATGTCGAGCGGGTTGTCGGTCGCCTCCAGGTTGCCCTGCGAGAAGCTCTTCTGAGTGGCCGCGGTGCGCACACCGCTGCCGACCTCGAGGTTGGTGGGCGCGCCGCCGGCGTTGGGGTCGCCGGCGTTGCGCGTCTTCTCGTACAGGAGCTCCTGGAACTCGGCGCGCGAGGACTTGAAGCCTGTGGTGTTGGCGTTGGCGATGTTGTTGGCGGTGACATCGATCTTACGCTGCTGTGCCTGCATGCCGCTGGCTGCTGTGCGAAGTGCCTTATACATCGTCTACATCCTCCAATTTGGCCGTCCTCTTCGGCTGAACCTGTTCAGCCGCTCGACTTGCCCACTTTGTTGATCGCCTGCTGGTCCATCGTGCGATAGGTCTTCATGAGCTGGTGCATCGTGTCGAAGTGCCGGTGCAGCGCGATCATCTCGGTCATCGACTCGACCGGGTTGACGTTGGCGTTCTCCACAAAGCCCTGCTCGAGCGAAGCCCCCTGGGCGGGCATCAGGTTCTGTTGGGCGGTGGTATACAAACCATCACCCGAGGCCTGAAGAGCCTGAGGGTCTTGCACGTCGACCAGTCGAATCTCGTCGAGCACTCCGATCTCATCGAAGATCAGCCCATCGGGCGCGATCTGGATGTTGGCGGCGTCACCGGGCACGTAAATGGGGAGTCCGTCGATATTGAGCACGGGGTGTCCGGACTGGGTGACCAACCGCCTGTCGGCGTCGACGCGCAGGTTGCCGTTGCGGGTCAGCGAAGCCTGCTCGCCGCCTGCCCCGGCCTGCACCTGCAAAAAGCCTCTCCCGGTGACGGCGACGTCGAGCGGATTACCCGTCTCCTGCAAAGCCCCCTGGCTCAAATCGAGCCGGCTGCCCTCCATGGCTACCTGGCGGTCGGCCACGTCCTCACCCGCCAACACCTCCGAGAACGACACGCGCTTGGCGCGATATCCGTCGGTGTCCGCATTGGCGAGGTTATGGCTGACCACCTCGAGCTGGCGGTTGCGGGCGATAGCGCCCGACAAGGCTGTGTAGATTCCGTCGCTCATCGTCACGTTCGGTCGAAAGCTTTAATCATTTTTTGGTAGAGCAATTGGCGTGCCAAGCCACAATCGGCCCGAGAGGGGTGTAGGGCGGGGATTTCGGGGCCGAAAAAAAGTGGCGGGAAAATTATGCCGGGTGGGTGGGCAATTGGTTCGGGGGATGGGGGCCCGACCCGTGAACCTGCACGTGCACGTGAACGTCTCACCATCCCGCACACCTTTGTTGATGCGCTGCGTTGACGGTCGGGGCGCGGTCGTCCCCGGCCGCCGGGGTCCGTCTCGGGCCCCGCACGTGTTTGGGCAAGGCGTGTGCCTTGCAGGAAGACACGCAAGCTGGGGCGGGGACGCCCCAGGGCGGGCGAGGACGCCGCGCGCCCCGACCCGGTTGTTCGCCTCCGCCATTTGTGTTGGATGGTGACACGTGAACGTTCACGGCCGTTCCCACAGCAATGCGGTCAATCTTGCGATTGAGTCCCCCACTTCAGCGGCGGACCTTACAGTTCGGAGCCCCATTCCGCCCACCGGAAGCCACCCCGCACCTCACCCATACTTCTTCGGAAAAAAGTCCTCCAACGCCATCGAGGCGAGGTGTAGGCCCTGCAGAAGGCCCACGCCCGTCCGAGAAGCGCGAACGACTCATCCCTCGCCGCCGCCGGCCACCAACGCGTTATCCAACTCATCCGCACGCTTTTTCGCCGGCCGGTCCTTGATCCTGCCCCAATAGTCGACGAACTCCGCCCGCTTTTCCAACGTGCCAAACTCCAGCCCAAACCCGATCTGCAGCCCCACGTACACATCCGCCGCGCTGAACCTGTCGCCGGCAATATACGGACGCTGCGACACGGCGTCGGCCAGCGTATCGAGGACGGCGGCGAGGTTGCCGTAGCCGACCATCCGCTCCTGCTCCGGAGCCACGCTAATCTCCAACGATTGGTTGGTGATCGCCGACTCGAAGGGCCCGGCCGCAAAGAAGAGCCAACGATAATACGCCGCCCGCTGGGCCGGCTCGGGCGCCAGCCCCGCCTGCGGAAATGCATCGGCCAGATACGCACAGATCGCCGCACACTCGGTGACCACCTCATCCCCATGCCGAATCGCCGGCACCTTGCCCATCGGGTTGACGGCCAAATACTCCGCCGACTTCATCTCGTCGCCATACTCCAGCACCACGGTCTCATACGGCGCCCCAACCTCCTCGAGCATCCACCGCACGATCCGGCCCCGCGACTGCGGATTGGTATAAAAGATGAGTTCGTCGGCCATGCTGTCCTCCACGGTTGGGTTGTCATCGGTTGGTTTCTGAGCAGCGCAGACCTACACCCAGGCGCCGACCTCGGTCAATCCGCGCGGGGCCGTTGCGAAACGTACGTCCTGCAGAAGGCCCGCGCCTGCTATTGTAGCAATTATGATTGAAGGGCAGGGAGGGGGGCCTCTCCCTCGATCCCTCTCCTTCCCTTCGCTTCGCTACGGGTGGAGAGGGGGGCCTCTCCTCGGTCCTCTCCTTCCCTCCGCTTCGTTACGGGCGGAGAGGAAGATGTCGTTTAATCGATCTCTGTACAGGGTGCGATGTTGCTCTACCGATCTCTGTACAAGGTGCGTACTGGCAACATCTTCCTCCCCTGCGCGAAGCAAAGCGTAGCGTAGGGGAGGACCGAGGAGGGGACTCCTCCTCCGCGAAGCGAAGCGAAGTGGAGGAGGACCGAGGAGGAGGAAGCCTTTTTACCTACCCCCGACGCATCTCCAACCCCTTTGGCTGTGCGGCTCGACAGGCAAGAAAGACCCCGGCGAGCCTGCGGGAGGCTCTTTCGAGGATGCTCGCAGGGTCGAAAATGCCTGCCGGAGGCTCTTTCGAGGATGCTCGCAGGGTCGAAAATGCCTGCCGGAGGGGGACGCGAGGGCGCGAGATGCTCGGAAGTGCCTCGGCGAGGGGGCGGCGAGCTCGCGGGCATCCACGGAAAAAGCCCCCGGCGGCTCGCCGGGGGCTTTGCTGTCCGCGCGCGCCACGTGCGGAGGTTATGCGGTCGGCTCGACGACGTCCTCGACGACGGCCGCGGCGGCCATGACGGCGTTGTGGAGGTGTTTTGGGGGGGTAGCAGAGATTGGGGGAGGGGGGCCTCTCCCTCGATCCCTCTCTTTCCCTTCGCTTCGCTACGGGTGGAGAGGGGGCCTCTCCTCGGTCCTCTCCTTCCCTTCACTTCGTTACGGGCGGAGAGGAAGATGTCGTTTAA
It encodes:
- a CDS encoding glutathione S-transferase family protein; this translates as MADELIFYTNPQSRGRIVRWMLEEVGAPYETVVLEYGDEMKSAEYLAVNPMGKVPAIRHGDEVVTECAAICAYLADAFPQAGLAPEPAQRAAYYRWLFFAAGPFESAITNQSLEISVAPEQERMVGYGNLAAVLDTLADAVSQRPYIAGDRFSAADVYVGLQIGFGLEFGTLEKRAEFVDYWGRIKDRPAKKRADELDNALVAGGGEG
- the flgG gene encoding flagellar basal-body rod protein FlgG, yielding MYKALRTAASGMQAQQRKIDVTANNIANANTTGFKSSRAEFQELLYEKTRNAGDPNAGGAPTNLEVGSGVRTAATQKSFSQGNLEATDNPLDIAVEGNGFFKVVQQNGQPAYTRVGSFRVDANGQIVNADGLQLEPNINVPEEATSITIGRDGRVSVVMADDPAEVEIGQLELANFANPAGLDSLGRGLFAETVASGPERMGLPGEGSTGALSQGYLETSNVEVTEEMISMIVSQRSYELNSKVIRTADEMLQSTTNIR
- the flgF gene encoding flagellar basal-body rod protein FlgF; this encodes MSDGIYTALSGAIARNRQLEVVSHNLANADTDGYRAKRVSFSEVLAGEDVADRQVAMEGSRLDLSQGALQETGNPLDVAVTGRGFLQVQAGAGGEQASLTRNGNLRVDADRRLVTQSGHPVLNIDGLPIYVPGDAANIQIAPDGLIFDEIGVLDEIRLVDVQDPQALQASGDGLYTTAQQNLMPAQGASLEQGFVENANVNPVESMTEMIALHRHFDTMHQLMKTYRTMDQQAINKVGKSSG